Proteins encoded in a region of the Halodesulfovibrio marinisediminis DSM 17456 genome:
- a CDS encoding RidA family protein gives MKFYNSNEAGEVVGPYSHCVAAGNTYYISGQVPLHPANGQLVGSTIQEQTVQTLCNLRGVLQAAGLSISNIAKTTVFLTSMDDFDGFNEVYSEFMGTHRPARLCLGAGEIIHGCLLELDAIAYKKGREQE, from the coding sequence TTGAAATTTTATAACTCCAATGAAGCAGGTGAAGTTGTCGGCCCTTACAGCCACTGTGTCGCTGCAGGTAACACTTATTATATTTCCGGTCAGGTACCGCTTCATCCAGCTAACGGACAATTAGTCGGCTCAACAATCCAAGAACAAACTGTGCAAACTCTATGCAATCTACGGGGAGTTCTTCAAGCCGCTGGCCTAAGTATTTCAAACATTGCTAAGACTACAGTCTTTCTTACAAGTATGGATGACTTCGATGGTTTTAATGAAGTCTACTCAGAGTTTATGGGTACTCATCGTCCTGCACGGCTTTGTCTTGGTGCCGGCGAGATTATACATGGCTGTTTATTAGAGTTGGATGCAATCGCCTACAAAAAAGGGAGGGAGCAAGAATAG